A window of the Helianthus annuus cultivar XRQ/B chromosome 4, HanXRQr2.0-SUNRISE, whole genome shotgun sequence genome harbors these coding sequences:
- the LOC110934391 gene encoding uncharacterized protein LOC110934391, with translation MAKVRKVEVRKVEVRKVELGKVEVRKVEQGRLSLYRTNIAAGFTSVASLSSIIPCDIALDDIDSFLNYFQWLAQAINISSFLQFIVVEIRFQYLSGLRTGNSPIFGMQSATTVRKNGADEFLNSENDKNDYDWLLTPPGTPLFPSLEMGSSKTVMNQNGTHKAHPSAAKSRVRAIPFTLNPQMVNDNTAYSSEKQFCIWQFNFREFNVNDDVFANDSVELLKQSGIDFKKNNENGIDARRFGELLISSGIVLNDSVYWVTFHSGYDFGYLLKVLTCQNLPDTQSGFFSLINMYFPTIFDIKHLMKFCNSLHGGLNKLAELLEVERIGVCHQAGSDSLLTACTFRKLKDNFFSGSLEKYAGVLYGLGVDN, from the exons ATGGCTAAGGTGAGGAAGGTTGAGGTGAGGAAGGTTGAAGTGAGGAAGGTTGAGCTGGGGAAGGTTGAGGTGAGGAAGGTTGAGCAAGGAAGGTTGAG TCTTTACCGGACCAACATAGCAGCAGGTTTCACTTCTGTTGCTTCGCTTTCTTCAATTATCCCATGCGATATTGCTCTAG ATGATATTGATTCGTTTCTTAACTACTTTCAGTGGCTTGCGCAAGCCATTAACATTTCATCTTTTTTGCAGTTTATTGTTGTAGAAATTCGGTTCCAAT ATTTAAGTG GATTAAGAACAGGAAATTCTCCTATATTCGGTATGCAGTCTGCAACAACTGTTCGAAAAAACGGTGCTGATGAATTTCTCAACTCTGAAAATGATAAGAATGATTATGATTG GCTTTTGACTCCCCCTGGTACTCCTCTTTTTCCTTCACTGGAAATGGGATCATCGAAAACCGTCATGAACCAAAATGGAACTCATAAGGCTCATCCGAGTGCAGCAAAGTCTAGAGTGCGTGCGATTCCATTCAC GCTTAATCCTCAAATGGTAAATGATAATACTGCGTATTCTTCGGAAAAACAG TTTTGCATCTGGCAGTTCAATTTCCGTGAGTTTAACGTGAATGATGATGTTTTCGCAAATGATTCTGTTGAGCTGTTGAAACAGAGCGGTATCGATTTTAAGAAAAATAACGAAAACGGAATCGATGCGCGTAGATTTGGCGAGTTGTTGATATCTTCAGGGATTGTGCTGAATGATAGTGTGTATTGGGTAACATTTCACAGTGGATATGATTTCGGATATTTGTTGAAAGTGTTAACATGTCAGAATCTGCCGGACACACAATCTGGATTTTTTAGTTTGATTAATATGTATTTTCCCACCATTTTCGATATTAAACATCTGATGAAGTTCTGCAACAGTCTTCATGGTGGGTTGAATAAGTTAGCTGAGTTATTGGAAGTCGAAAGGATTGGTGTGTGTCATCAAGCGGGTTCGGATAGTCTGCTTACTGCGTGTACTTTCAGGAAGTTGAAGGATAATTTCTTCAGCGGCTCGTTGGAGAAGTATGCTGGTGTCTTGTATGGTTTAGGTGTCGATAATTGA